From a single Candidatus Methanoperedens sp. genomic region:
- a CDS encoding PGF-pre-PGF domain-containing protein, with amino-acid sequence MKLYLLLFLAVFAIGVASADVSIVNDTLFNLNNGAFINVLSVQNSTNITVYNSTNSPVSTLQFYINGTATGFTANTNKTLSNISYDNVTDVVTYTGNGADGYLNISARMQVSSVKYVFKVDGVVDQMQQSNATGWVTFNYTGWSQNQHDFEISNRTYVPPAPTNLINVTGNFYVNHSWQAGSGNITDSYNVSVNGTSHNGTNSTYYNNSGLAPHGWSNISVYAYNSSGAGTLNSTAVSQNTRVPNNPVTITNISDSYNLNDSETLYIAANCTDIDGDTCIFNRNFTQGTFNSSTGILNWQAGYGNYSWQINVTDGYGSVSTKNFTVQVNDIHPPSQVTNFHNTTVPTKNSVNVAWNASNDANGSGIKEYRIEQTNASFNYMTIDRPTINATGIASGYENDSYWYTFKTNEPINCLECHVTGRTRVGNFWTKFNTAYLYLMVHAPDNDTNTSDETIRLAFDVNRDGGTAPQPDDQMYEISEQNNLVRYTGNGTAWVVNSTSAVSAVAGAGTHAPRYEIRIPLSEIGNPSDSTLINFLFDNGCTAGTDFIERHTYFPLNANSSVDNPSTWGLITFRNLTDYVQIANTPATSYLIGGLSESYRYNFTAKAVDNVGNTGQRSDPLIIETAEEIGFNISGYVLNYLGNPIQNAYVQTASLYIVSTGSNGDYILEELINGTYNLTASSGVYSSDITQVTVNGADVYNVNITIPDITANATNLNTTCGNFYCNSTWTAGGNTTSFNISQNGTWNNGTANNYFNVSISPHGYSNITVFGYNDYTRALSIGSVTQNTSIQNNPVTIGNISDSYSLVEGQTLSIYPNSTDADNDTPTFASNFTNGTFYANNGTLLWTTTGSDTGIHSWQINVTDGYGSVSSANFTVTVTSFGVSLTNISALTNTTVAGTNATYILNLTNNGTAGTDSYNLTIDNTNGASAFLNISSNFVYVPQNGSVIFALNVTNSSSGTFYVNVTATSVNDSTKFAYVNTTTTVNAVRAVSLTVNTTSQTTSAGTNATYVLNLTNKGTDADTYTLLVTNSSSASVALLNISSPTSTLSPGQSLIFALNVTNTSSGNFSVNVTATSSSDATKFAYVNTTTTVNAVRSVSLSIDATLKDTDAGVNATYVLNLTNNGSDPDSYTLLVTNASNASVAALNISSPTSTLSPGQSLIFSLNVTNTSSGTFLVNVTAISQGNNSKFASVNTTTAIGAVRAVSLSIDATSKSTDAGVNATYVLNLTNNGSDLDTYTLLVTNASSASVALLNISSPTSIIGSGQSLIFALNVTNTSSGNFSVNVTATSSDATKFAYVNTTTTVNAVRAVSLSVDSATKTTTTGTNATYVLNLTNNGTDADTYTLVVTNANSASTALLNTSLSQSLNAGQSVIFALNVTNTSSGNFSVNVTATSNSDATKFAYVNTTTTVNAVRAVSLSVDSATKTTTAGTNATYVLNLTNNGTDADTYTLVVTNANSASTALLNTSLSQSLNAGQSVILALNVTNSSAGAGTFKVNVSATSSDPTKFAYVNTTTTMNAIRAVNLSVDSATKTTTAGTNATYILNLTNNGTDADTYTLLVTNVSSASVALLNISSPTSTLGSGQSLIFALNVTNTSSGNFSVNVTATSSSDATKFAYVNTTTTVNAVRAVSLSVDSATKTTTTGTNATYILNLTNNGSDPDTYTLVVTNANSASTALLNTSLSQSLNAGQSVILALNVTNTSAGTGTFKVNVSATSNSDATKFAYVNTTTTVNAVRAVSLSVDSATKTTTAGSNATYVLNLTNNGTDADTYTLVVTNANSASTALLNTSLSQSLNAGQSVILALNVTNTSAGAGTFKVNVSATSDNDATKFAYVNTTTTVNAIRAVSLSVDSATKTTTAGTNATYILNLTNNGTDADTYTLLVTNASSASVASLNISSPTSTLGSGQSLIFALNVTNTSSGTFKVNVTATSSSDVTKFAYVNTTTTVNAVRAVSLSVDSATKTTTAGTNATYILNLTNNGSDPDTYTLLVTNASSASVALLNISSPTSTLSSGQSLIFSLNVTNTSAGAGTFKVNVTATSSNDATKFAYANTTTTVNAIRAVSLSVDSATKTTTAGTNATYILNLTNNGTDADTYTLLVTNASSASVALLNISSPTSTLGSGQSLIFALNVTNTSSGTFKVNVTATSSSDATKFAYVNTTTTVNVVRAVSLSVDSATKTTTAGTNATYSLNLTNNGSDPDTYTLVVTNANSASTALLNTSLSQSLNAGQSVIIALNVTNTSAGAGTFKVNVSATSNSDATKFTYVNTTTTVNAVRAVSLSVDSATKTTTAGINATYVLNLTNNGTDADTYTLVVTNANGASTALLNTSLSQSLNAGQSVIIALNVTNTSAGAGTFKVNVSATSDNDATKFTYVNTTTTVNAVRAVSLSVDSATKTTTAGTNATYVLNLTNNGTDADTYTLDVTNANSASTALLNTSLSQSLNAGQSVIIALNVTNTSSGTFTVNVSANSSDPTKFAYVNTTTTVNAFREVNLSIDATSKDTDAGVNATYVLNLTNNGSDPDSYTLLVTNTSNASVAALNISSPTSTLAPGASLIFSLNVTNTSSGAFLVNVTAISQGNNSKFASVNTTTAVGAVRAVSLSIDSSSKSTDAGVNATYVLNLTNNGTNPDSYILIVTNASNASVALLNISSPTSTLGSGQSLIIALNVTNTSSGTSLVNVTATSSNDATKFAYVNTTTTVNVVQSVSLSIDAISKDADAGVNATYVLNLTNNGSDPDSYTLLVTNASNASVADLNISSPTSTLAPGTSLIFSLNVTNTSSGTFLVNVTAISQGNNSKFASVNTTTALGAVRAVSLSIDATSKSTDAGVNATYVLNLTNNGTNPDSYILIVTNASNASVALLNISSPTSTLGSGQSLIFALNVTNTSSGTFLVNVSAISQGNNSKFASVNTTTALGAVRAVSLSINVTSKSTDAGMNATYVLNLTNNGTDPDTYTLLVTNTSSASVALLNISSPTSTLGSGQSLIIALNVTNTSAGIFPVNGTATSQNDPTKFAYVNTTTTVTAPGAPNITSFAPSLTVSDTAGATRIFNITANQTVNVTWYINGTNVSTNIGVTDANYTNTSAVAGFWNVTAIATNDNGMDSKTWLWNVTSPPPTPTPTPTPTPSPAPTPTPTPTISPVITGFAPSSLANDIVGATRTFTITVNQIVNVTWYINGTQVQTNTSVTDAGYANTSAVLGVWNITATATNTNGVVSQVWIWNVTEAPTGAPNITSFAPSSPVTDIVGATRTFNITVNQIVNVTWYINGSQVQTNTSVTDAGYTNTSVLGVWNITATATNTNGVVSQVWIWNVTAAPTGAPNITSFAPASPVNDMMGATRIFNITVNQIVNVTWYINGTQVQTNMSVTDASYTRTIAILGVWNITATATNSNGVVSQVWMWNVTAAPTPAPTPAPTPVPGFVRGGGGGGGGGTGVISTEPPVNIESFEIAEQYLGANVPASYIFTTPNLVISEVLITPAKNFGITSIRVETLKNLSNTEGMTPPSGIVYKYANIWTGATKLDSPDSIIDAFIGFKVDRGWLAQNNLEENNIRLLRWDGSRWSSLDTQPTSSDETFVYYYSKTSSFSPFAIVAVPLNPSATGQAGETPITEAPIQKLIKQLAIERVSRLWMYALVALILISLALYKLSKYQKKAIKVYEAVGIKPENADVWYDKGTELQEIGKYDEAIKSYDKAIEINPEYADAWNNKGFALYELGKYEEAAKAYDKAREIIHGSRQSDEDSV; translated from the coding sequence ATGAAGCTATATCTCCTTCTATTTTTGGCAGTTTTCGCAATCGGTGTAGCTTCGGCTGACGTCAGCATTGTAAACGACACTCTTTTCAACCTTAACAACGGTGCTTTCATTAACGTCCTTTCAGTCCAGAACTCAACCAATATCACTGTATACAACTCAACCAATTCACCGGTATCCACGCTCCAGTTTTACATCAACGGCACAGCGACAGGATTCACCGCAAATACCAATAAAACGCTCTCGAATATTTCTTATGATAATGTTACCGATGTCGTAACATACACCGGGAATGGCGCTGATGGCTATCTCAATATCTCTGCGCGAATGCAGGTATCATCGGTAAAATATGTTTTCAAGGTTGATGGAGTTGTTGACCAGATGCAGCAATCCAATGCTACCGGGTGGGTGACATTCAATTACACAGGATGGAGCCAGAATCAGCATGACTTTGAAATATCCAATCGAACGTATGTTCCTCCAGCACCCACAAACCTGATTAATGTCACCGGTAACTTTTACGTGAACCATAGCTGGCAGGCAGGATCAGGAAACATAACGGATTCGTACAACGTAAGCGTCAATGGTACCTCGCATAACGGTACAAACAGTACCTATTACAATAATTCAGGTTTAGCTCCGCACGGCTGGAGCAACATCTCGGTATATGCATACAACAGTTCAGGAGCAGGCACGTTGAACAGCACTGCTGTATCCCAGAACACCCGGGTCCCGAACAATCCAGTAACGATAACTAATATTTCAGATTCATATAATCTCAATGACAGTGAGACTCTTTATATAGCTGCGAATTGCACTGACATAGACGGCGACACATGCATTTTTAACAGAAATTTCACTCAGGGGACATTCAATTCATCTACAGGAATACTCAACTGGCAGGCAGGATACGGAAATTATAGCTGGCAGATTAACGTCACTGATGGGTATGGTTCAGTTTCTACGAAGAATTTCACAGTTCAGGTAAACGACATTCATCCCCCATCGCAGGTAACTAATTTCCATAACACTACTGTCCCCACAAAGAATTCAGTCAATGTTGCATGGAACGCAAGCAATGATGCAAACGGCTCTGGAATCAAGGAATACAGAATTGAGCAAACCAATGCATCGTTCAATTACATGACCATCGATAGACCAACAATAAATGCAACCGGAATAGCATCGGGGTACGAGAACGATTCTTACTGGTATACTTTCAAGACCAATGAACCAATTAACTGTCTGGAATGCCACGTCACAGGAAGGACGAGGGTAGGCAATTTCTGGACTAAATTCAATACCGCGTACCTTTACTTGATGGTGCATGCACCGGATAATGACACAAATACAAGCGATGAAACGATAAGACTTGCATTTGACGTGAACAGAGATGGTGGCACCGCTCCGCAGCCGGATGACCAGATGTATGAAATTAGTGAGCAGAACAACCTTGTCCGCTATACAGGCAACGGCACAGCTTGGGTCGTAAACAGTACCAGTGCAGTGAGTGCTGTTGCTGGTGCAGGTACACATGCGCCAAGATATGAGATAAGAATTCCACTATCTGAGATAGGCAACCCCTCTGACAGCACACTTATAAATTTCCTGTTTGATAATGGATGTACCGCCGGCACCGATTTCATAGAGAGGCACACATATTTCCCGTTAAATGCAAACTCCAGCGTGGACAATCCGAGTACGTGGGGATTGATAACATTCAGGAACCTCACGGATTATGTTCAGATAGCCAATACCCCAGCAACTTCTTATTTGATTGGGGGTCTATCGGAAAGTTACAGGTATAACTTCACAGCTAAAGCCGTGGATAATGTCGGCAATACAGGTCAGCGTTCAGACCCATTGATTATTGAGACTGCGGAAGAAATTGGTTTCAATATCTCAGGATATGTTCTTAATTACCTTGGAAATCCGATACAAAATGCTTATGTCCAGACCGCCAGTCTCTATATTGTAAGTACGGGTTCAAATGGCGATTATATCTTAGAAGAACTAATTAATGGCACGTATAATCTTACTGCAAGCAGCGGAGTTTACAGCAGCGATATCACACAAGTTACAGTAAATGGTGCTGATGTTTATAATGTCAATATCACAATTCCGGATATTACTGCAAACGCTACAAACTTAAACACTACATGTGGGAATTTCTATTGCAACTCAACATGGACTGCTGGAGGTAACACTACATCGTTTAATATAAGCCAGAATGGGACATGGAATAATGGCACTGCCAATAATTATTTTAACGTCTCGATCAGTCCGCATGGATACAGCAATATCACAGTGTTTGGTTACAATGACTATACAAGAGCTCTCAGTATTGGAAGTGTAACGCAGAACACTTCAATCCAGAACAACCCTGTTACAATAGGCAACATATCAGATAGCTATTCATTGGTTGAAGGGCAAACCCTGAGTATATATCCAAATTCAACCGATGCGGATAACGATACTCCGACGTTTGCCAGTAATTTCACGAACGGTACGTTCTACGCGAATAACGGCACGCTGCTCTGGACGACTACGGGCAGCGATACAGGCATCCATTCCTGGCAGATAAACGTGACAGACGGGTACGGCTCAGTCTCCTCGGCTAATTTCACGGTAACTGTGACTTCATTCGGGGTGAGCCTGACAAATATATCTGCATTAACAAATACTACTGTTGCAGGAACAAATGCGACCTATATTCTCAATCTGACCAATAACGGCACAGCAGGAACGGATTCGTATAATCTCACGATCGATAATACAAACGGAGCATCCGCTTTCTTGAACATCTCCTCGAATTTTGTGTATGTGCCTCAAAATGGAAGCGTAATATTCGCACTCAATGTAACCAATTCATCGTCAGGAACATTCTATGTCAATGTCACGGCAACCTCGGTGAATGACTCAACTAAGTTTGCTTACGTCAATACCACCACGACTGTGAATGCCGTCAGGGCAGTCAGCCTGACCGTAAATACAACCTCACAGACAACATCTGCTGGAACCAATGCCACTTACGTACTCAACCTCACCAACAAAGGCACTGATGCAGATACCTATACTCTCCTTGTAACCAATTCCAGCAGTGCCTCCGTAGCATTGCTGAACATCTCCTCGCCCACTTCTACGCTCAGTCCGGGTCAGAGCCTGATCTTCGCTCTCAACGTCACCAATACCTCTTCGGGTAACTTCAGCGTCAATGTAACCGCAACCTCAAGCAGCGATGCCACAAAATTCGCCTATGTCAATACCACAACGACTGTGAATGCTGTCCGGTCTGTTAGTTTAAGCATAGACGCTACTTTAAAGGACACCGATGCCGGCGTGAATGCCACCTACGTGCTCAATCTTACCAATAACGGCAGCGACCCGGATTCCTACACCTTGCTGGTAACCAACGCAAGCAATGCCTCCGTAGCGGCTCTCAATATCTCCTCGCCCACTTCTACGCTCAGTCCGGGTCAGAGCTTGATCTTCTCGCTCAATGTAACCAATACTTCCTCAGGCACATTCCTTGTGAACGTAACCGCAATCTCGCAGGGCAACAATTCGAAGTTCGCCAGCGTGAATACTACAACAGCAATTGGTGCTGTCCGGGCTGTCAGTTTAAGCATAGACGCTACTTCAAAGAGCACCGATGCCGGCGTGAATGCCACCTACGTGCTCAACCTCACCAATAACGGCAGCGATCTGGATACCTATACTCTCCTTGTAACCAATGCAAGCAGTGCCTCTGTAGCATTGCTGAACATCTCCTCCCCAACATCCATTATAGGTTCAGGTCAGAGCCTGATCTTCGCCCTTAACGTCACCAATACCTCTTCGGGCAACTTCAGCGTCAATGTAACCGCAACCTCAAGCGATGCCACAAAGTTTGCTTACGTCAATACCACCACGACTGTGAATGCTGTCCGGGCTGTGAGTCTGAGTGTGGATTCAGCTACAAAAACAACCACAACAGGAACCAATGCCACCTACGTGCTCAACCTCACCAACAACGGGACTGATGCAGATACCTATACTCTTGTCGTTACTAACGCAAACAGTGCCTCAACCGCTCTTCTGAATACCTCATTGAGCCAGAGCCTGAATGCAGGACAGAGTGTTATATTCGCCCTTAACGTCACCAATACCTCTTCGGGCAACTTCAGCGTCAATGTAACCGCAACCTCAAACAGCGATGCCACGAAATTCGCCTATGTCAATACCACAACGACTGTGAATGCTGTCCGGGCTGTGAGTCTGAGTGTGGATTCTGCTACAAAAACAACCACAGCGGGAACCAATGCCACCTATGTGCTCAACCTCACCAACAACGGTACTGATGCAGATACCTATACTCTCGTCGTTACGAACGCGAACAGTGCTTCAACCGCTCTTCTGAACACCTCATTGAGCCAGAGCCTGAATGCAGGACAGAGTGTTATATTAGCCCTTAACGTCACCAATTCTTCTGCCGGTGCTGGCACTTTCAAGGTGAACGTATCTGCTACCTCAAGTGATCCCACGAAATTCGCCTATGTCAATACCACCACGACTATGAATGCCATCAGGGCAGTGAACCTGAGTGTGGATTCAGCTACAAAAACAACCACTGCGGGAACCAATGCAACCTATATACTCAACCTCACCAACAACGGTACTGATGCAGATACCTATACTCTCCTTGTAACCAATGTAAGCAGTGCCTCTGTAGCATTGCTGAACATCTCCTCCCCAACATCCACGCTCGGTTCAGGTCAGAGCCTGATCTTCGCCCTTAACGTCACCAATACCTCTTCGGGCAACTTCAGCGTCAATGTAACCGCAACCTCAAGCAGCGATGCCACAAAGTTTGCTTACGTCAATACCACCACGACTGTGAATGCTGTCCGGGCTGTGAGTCTGAGTGTGGATTCTGCTACAAAAACAACCACAACAGGAACCAATGCCACCTACATCCTCAACCTCACCAACAACGGCAGCGATCCGGATACCTATACTCTCGTCGTTACGAACGCGAACAGTGCCTCAACCGCTCTGCTGAACACCTCATTAAGCCAGAGCCTGAATGCAGGACAGAGTGTTATATTAGCCCTTAACGTCACCAATACTTCTGCCGGTACTGGCACTTTCAAAGTGAACGTGTCTGCTACCTCAAACAGCGATGCCACAAAATTCGCCTATGTCAATACCACTACGACTGTGAATGCAGTCAGGGCAGTCAGCCTGAGTGTGGATTCTGCTACAAAAACAACCACAGCAGGATCCAATGCCACCTACGTACTCAACCTCACCAACAACGGTACTGATGCGGATACCTATACTCTCGTCGTTACTAATGCGAACAGTGCCTCAACCGCCCTTCTGAATACCTCACTGAGCCAGAGCCTGAATGCAGGACAGAGTGTTATATTAGCCCTTAACGTCACCAATACTTCTGCCGGTGCTGGCACTTTCAAGGTGAACGTATCTGCTACCTCAGACAACGATGCCACGAAATTCGCCTATGTTAATACCACCACGACTGTGAATGCCATCAGGGCAGTGAGCCTGAGTGTGGATTCAGCTACAAAAACAACCACTGCGGGAACCAATGCAACCTATATACTCAACCTCACCAACAACGGTACTGATGCAGATACCTATACTCTCCTTGTAACCAATGCCAGCAGTGCCTCCGTAGCATCGCTGAACATCTCCTCCCCAACATCCACGCTCGGTTCAGGTCAGAGCCTGATTTTCGCTCTTAACGTCACCAATACCTCTTCGGGCACGTTCAAGGTGAATGTAACCGCAACCTCAAGCAGCGATGTCACAAAATTCGCTTACGTCAATACCACTACGACTGTGAATGCAGTCAGGGCAGTCAGCCTGAGTGTGGATTCTGCTACAAAAACAACCACAGCAGGAACCAATGCCACCTACATCCTCAACCTCACCAACAACGGCAGCGATCCGGATACCTATACTCTCCTTGTAACCAATGCCAGCAGTGCCTCTGTAGCATTGCTGAACATCTCCTCTCCAACATCCACGCTCAGTTCAGGTCAGAGCCTGATCTTCTCGCTCAACGTCACCAATACTTCTGCCGGTGCTGGCACTTTCAAGGTGAACGTAACCGCAACCTCAAGCAACGATGCCACAAAATTCGCCTATGCCAATACCACCACGACTGTGAATGCCATCAGGGCAGTCAGTCTGAGTGTGGATTCAGCTACAAAAACAACCACAGCAGGAACCAATGCCACCTACATCCTCAACCTCACCAACAACGGTACTGATGCCGATACCTATACTCTCCTTGTAACCAATGCCAGCAGTGCCTCTGTAGCATTGCTGAACATCTCCTCTCCAACATCCACGCTCGGTTCAGGTCAGAGCCTGATCTTCGCCCTTAACGTCACCAATACCTCTTCGGGCACGTTCAAGGTGAACGTAACCGCAACCTCAAGCAGCGATGCCACAAAATTCGCTTACGTCAATACCACCACGACTGTGAATGTTGTCAGGGCAGTCAGCCTGAGTGTGGATTCTGCCACAAAAACAACCACAGCAGGAACCAATGCAACCTATAGCCTCAACCTCACCAACAACGGCAGCGATCCGGATACCTATACTCTCGTCGTTACGAACGCGAACAGTGCCTCAACCGCTCTTCTGAATACCTCATTGAGCCAGAGCCTGAATGCAGGACAGAGTGTTATAATCGCCCTTAACGTCACCAATACTTCTGCCGGTGCTGGCACTTTCAAAGTGAACGTGTCTGCTACCTCAAACAGCGATGCCACAAAATTCACCTATGTTAATACCACCACGACTGTGAATGCAGTCAGGGCAGTCAGCTTGAGTGTGGATTCTGCTACAAAAACAACCACAGCAGGAATCAATGCAACCTACGTGCTCAACCTCACCAACAACGGTACTGATGCGGATACCTATACTCTCGTCGTTACTAACGCAAACGGTGCTTCAACCGCTCTTCTGAATACCTCATTGAGCCAGAGCCTGAATGCAGGACAGAGTGTTATAATCGCCCTTAACGTGACCAATACTTCTGCCGGTGCAGGCACTTTCAAGGTGAACGTATCTGCTACCTCAGACAACGATGCCACAAAATTCACCTATGTCAATACCACCACGACTGTGAATGCAGTCAGGGCAGTGAGCCTGAGTGTGGATTCTGCTACAAAAACAACCACAGCAGGAACCAATGCCACCTACGTGCTCAACCTCACCAACAACGGCACTGATGCGGATACCTATACTCTCGACGTTACTAACGCAAACAGTGCCTCAACTGCTCTTCTGAACACCTCATTGAGCCAGAGCCTGAATGCAGGACAGAGTGTTATAATCGCCCTTAACGTCACCAATACCTCTTCGGGCACTTTCACGGTGAACGTATCTGCTAACTCAAGTGATCCCACGAAATTCGCTTACGTCAATACCACCACGACTGTGAATGCCTTCAGGGAAGTCAATTTAAGCATAGACGCTACTTCAAAGGACACCGATGCCGGCGTGAATGCCACTTACGTGCTCAATCTTACCAATAACGGCAGCGACCCGGATTCCTACACCTTGCTGGTAACCAACACAAGCAATGCCTCCGTAGCAGCTCTCAATATCTCCTCGCCCACATCGACTCTGGCGCCAGGAGCGAGTTTGATCTTCTCGCTCAATGTAACCAATACTTCCTCAGGCGCATTCCTTGTGAACGTAACCGCAATCTCGCAGGGCAACAATTCGAAGTTCGCCAGCGTGAATACCACAACAGCGGTTGGTGCTGTCCGGGCTGTCAGTTTAAGCATAGACTCTTCTTCAAAGAGCACCGATGCCGGCGTGAATGCCACCTACGTGCTCAACCTCACAAACAATGGCACAAACCCGGATTCTTACATTCTTATTGTTACTAACGCAAGCAATGCCTCTGTAGCATTGCTGAACATCTCCTCTCCAACATCCACGCTCGGTTCAGGTCAGAGCCTGATCATCGCCCTTAACGTCACCAATACTTCCTCAGGCACGTCCCTTGTGAATGTAACCGCAACCTCAAGCAACGATGCCACGAAATTCGCTTACGTCAATACCACCACGACTGTGAATGTTGTCCAGTCTGTCAGTTTAAGCATAGACGCTATTTCAAAGGACGCCGATGCCGGTGTGAATGCCACCTACGTGCTCAATCTTACCAATAACGGCAGCGACCCGGATTCCTACACCTTGCTGGTAACCAACGCAAGCAATGCCTCCGTAGCAGATCTCAATATCTCCTCGCCAACATCGACTCTGGCACCAGGAACGAGTTTGATCTTCTCGCTCAACGTCACCAATACCTCTTCGGGCACATTCCTTGTGAACGTAACAGCAATCTCGCAGGGCAACAATTCGAAGTTTGCCAGTGTAAATACCACAACAGCGCTTGGTGCTGTTCGGGCAGTCAGTTTAAGCATAGACGCTACTTCAAAGAGCACCGATGCCGGCGTGAATGCCACTTATGTGCTCAACCTCACAAACAATGGCACAAACCCGGATTCTTACATTCTTATTGTTACTAACGCAAGCAATGCCTCCGTAGCATTGCTGAACATCTCCTCCCCAACATCCACGCTCGGTTCAGGTCAGAGCCTGATCTTTGCACTTAACGTCACCAATACATCCTCGGGCACATTCCTTGTGAACGTAAGTGCAATCTCGCAGGGCAACAATTCGAAGTTCGCCAGTGTAAATACAACAACAGCGCTTGGTGCTGTCCGGGCTGTCAGTTTAAGCATAAACGTTACTTCAAAGAGCACCGATGCCGGCATGAATGCCACCTACGTGCTTAATCTTACCAATAACGGTACTGATCCGGATACCTATACTCTCCTTGTAACCAATACCAGCAGTGCCTCCGTAGCATTGCTGAACATCTCCTCTCCAACATCCACGCTCGGTTCAGGTCAGAGCCTGATCATCGCCCTTAACGTCACCAATACTTCTGCAGGTATATTCCCGGTCAATGGCACAGCCACATCGCAGAATGATCCAACCAAGTTCGCCTATGTCAATACCACAACCACAGTGACTGCACCGGGAGCACCTAACATAACGAGCTTTGCTCCCTCATTGACAGTCAGCGATACAGCAGGGGCGACAAGGATCTTTAATATCACAGCCAACCAGACCGTGAACGTGACCTGGTACATCAATGGAACAAATGTTTCGACCAATATCGGTGTGACCGATGCGAATTATACCAATACCAGTGCAGTCGCAGGATTCTGGAACGTAACCGCAATTGCAACCAATGATAACGGCATGGATTCAAAGACATGGCTCTGGAATGTTACTTCTCCACCACCCACCCCAACTCCAACACCTACTCCAACACCCTCTCCAGCACCCACCCCAACTCCAACGCCAACCATATCACCGGTAATCACAGGGTTTGCTCCATCTTCGCTAGCAAATGATATCGTGGGTGCAACTCGAACATTCACCATAACTGTAAACCAGATCGTGAACGTAACCTGGTATATCAATGGAACACAGGTTCAGACCAATACGAGTGTAACCGATGCCGGTTATGCCAACACCAGTGCAGTCCTTGGCGTATGGAACATAACAGCCACAGCAACCAATACCAATGGTGTTGTATCACAGGTGTGGATATGGAATGTCACAGAAGCTCCGACAGGAGCACCTAATATAACCAGTTTTGCCCCGTCTTCGCCTGTAACTGATATCGTGGGTGCAACTCGAACCTTCAACATCACCGTAAACCAGATCGTGAACGTAACCTGGTATATCAACGGGAGCCAGGTTCAGACCAATACGAGTGTGACCGATGCCGGTTATACCAACACCAGTGTCCTTGGCGTATGGAACATAACAGCCACAGCAACCAATACCAATGGCGTTGTATCACAGGTGTGGATATGGAACGTGACAGCAGCACCGACAGGAGCACCTAATATAACCAGTTTTGCCCCGGCGTCGCCTGTAAATGATATGATGGGTGCAACTCGAATCTTCAACATCACCGTAAACCAGATCGTGAACGTAACCTGGTATATCAACGGGACGCAGGTTCAGACCAATATGAGTGTGACCGATGCCAGTTATACCCGCACCATTGCAATCCTTGGCGTGTGGAACATAACTGCCACTGCAACCAATTCCAATGGTGTTGTTTCACAGGTGTGGATGTGGAACGTGACTGCCGCACCAACCCCAGCACCAACTCCGGCACCCACTCCAGTGCCGGGATTTGTTAGAGGCGGAGGTGGCGGCGGCGGAGGCGGCACAGGCGTAATTTCCACGGAACCGCCCGTAAACATTGAGTCGTTTGAGATTGCGGAACAATACTTAGGAGCAAATGTTCCTGCCTCTTATATATTCACTACCCCAAACCTTGTAATTTCTGAAGTGTTAATAACTCCGGCAAAGAACTTTGGAATTACAAGCATAAGAGTAGAAACGCTCAAAAATTTATCAAACACAGAAGGAATGACACCGCCCTCAGGAATTGTTTATAAATATGCCAATATCTGGACAGGTGCAACGAAGCTCGATAGTCCCGACAGCATCATAGACGCATTCATAGGATTTAAAGTCGATCGCGGCTGGCTTGCGCAGAATAACCTTGAGGAGAATAATATAAGACTTCTTAGATGGGACGGAAGCAGGTGGAGCTCGCTGGATACTCAGCCAACGAGCAGTGATGAAACATTCGTATATTATTATTCAAAAACCAGCTCATTCTCGCCTTTTGCAATAGTTGCCGTTCCCCTTAATCCATCTGCCACAGGTCAGGCAGGCGAAACTCCAATAACAGAGGCTCCGATCCAAAAGCTAATAAAACAGTTGGCGATAGAACGGGTATCCAGACTGTGGATGTATGCATTAGTTGCTTTGATACTTATCAGCCTTGCCCTTTATAAATTAAGTAAATATCAAAAAAAGGCAATTAAAGTTTATGAAGCGGTTGGGATAAAGCCAGAGAATGCCGATGTATGGTATGACAAAGGCACTGAGCTTCAGGAGATAGGGAAATACGATGAGGCAATAAAATCTTATGATAAGGCTATAGAGATAAATCCAGAATATGCCGATGCTTGGAATAACAAAGGTTTTGCCCTCTATGAATTAGGGAAATACGAAGAGGCAGCAAAGGCATATGATAAAGCAAGAGAGATAATCCATGGAAGCAGGCAATCGGATGAAGACTCTGTATGA